One Pseudonocardia abyssalis DNA segment encodes these proteins:
- a CDS encoding enoyl-CoA hydratase-related protein, with amino-acid sequence MTSELVHLDVEAGIATITLDSPANRNALSAQLRRELLAHLDTALSDDAARVIVLSHTGRVFCSGMDLKETRGAGVTEQGVNEVPAILTKVWTSPKPVVARVAGPARAGGVGLVSACDIAVAAADATFAFSEVRIGVVPAVISVTVLPRLLPRAAHELFLTGETFDAVRAVTVGLVNSAVPADGLDAEVARYAEMLRLGAPGALAATKEMLRGERPSSMAEQFATMQELSAGFFTGEEGQEGMAAFAEKRKPAWTLTA; translated from the coding sequence ATGACCTCCGAGTTGGTGCACCTCGACGTCGAGGCCGGGATCGCGACGATCACCCTGGACTCCCCCGCCAACCGCAACGCGCTCTCGGCGCAGTTGCGCCGGGAACTACTGGCGCACCTCGACACCGCGCTGTCCGACGACGCCGCACGGGTGATCGTGCTGAGCCACACCGGGCGGGTGTTCTGCTCCGGGATGGACCTCAAGGAGACCCGCGGCGCGGGCGTCACCGAGCAGGGGGTCAACGAGGTCCCGGCCATCCTGACGAAGGTCTGGACCTCCCCCAAGCCGGTCGTCGCCCGCGTCGCCGGCCCGGCCCGCGCGGGCGGGGTGGGCCTGGTGTCCGCGTGCGACATCGCCGTCGCCGCCGCCGACGCCACGTTCGCGTTCAGCGAGGTCCGGATCGGCGTCGTGCCGGCCGTCATCTCGGTGACGGTGCTGCCGCGGCTGCTCCCCCGCGCCGCGCACGAGCTGTTCCTCACCGGCGAGACGTTCGACGCGGTGCGCGCCGTGACCGTCGGGCTGGTCAACTCCGCGGTTCCGGCCGACGGCCTCGACGCCGAGGTCGCCCGCTACGCGGAGATGCTGCGGCTCGGGGCACCGGGCGCACTCGCGGCGACGAAGGAGATGCTGCGCGGGGAGCGCCCGTCGTCGATGGCGGAGCAGTTCGCCACGATGCAGGAGCTCTCCGCGGGGTTCTTCACCGGCGAGGAGGGCCAGGAGGGCATGGCGGCGTTCGCGGAGAAGCGCAAGCCCGCCTGGACGCTCACCGCCTGA